In Canis lupus familiaris isolate Mischka breed German Shepherd chromosome 5, alternate assembly UU_Cfam_GSD_1.0, whole genome shotgun sequence, a genomic segment contains:
- the HSPB11 gene encoding intraflagellar transport protein 25 homolog isoform X1, with protein MNTAFIVTLHLYIGLCPVTTRSRRRIKHLKMRKIDLCLSSEGAEVILATSSDEKHPPENMIDGNPETFWTTTGMFPQEFIICFHKHVRIERLIIQSYFVRTLKIEKSTSKEPVDFEPWIERDLVHTEGQLQNEEIMARDGHATYLRFIIISAFDHFASVHSVSAEGITVSSLP; from the exons ATGA ATACAGCTTTCATAGTCACTTTGCATCTATATATTGGTTTGTGCCCTGTTACCACCAGATCAAGGAGAAGG ATTAAACActtgaagatgagaaaaattgATCTATGTTTGAGCTCTGAGGGGGCTGAAGTGATTTTAGCTACATCAAGTGATGAAAAACACCCACCTGAAAATATGATTGATGG GAATCCAGAAACATTTTGGACCACAACAGGAATGTTTCCCCAAGAGTTCATTATTTGTTTTCACAAACATGTAAGGATTGAAAGGCTTATAATTCAAAGTTACTTTG TAAGGACCTTGAAGATTGAAAAGAGCACATCTAAAGAGCCAGTTGATTTTGAGCCATGGATTGAAAGAg ATCTAGTCCACACAGAGGGGCAgcttcaaaatgaagaaattatg GCACGAGACGGCCATGCCACTTACTTGAGATTCATTATTATATCAGCCTTTGATCACTTTGCATCTGTGCATAGTGTTTCTGCAGAGGGAATAACAGTCTCAAGTCTTCCTTAG
- the HSPB11 gene encoding intraflagellar transport protein 25 homolog isoform X2, translating to MRKIDLCLSSEGAEVILATSSDEKHPPENMIDGNPETFWTTTGMFPQEFIICFHKHVRIERLIIQSYFVRTLKIEKSTSKEPVDFEPWIERDLVHTEGQLQNEEIMARDGHATYLRFIIISAFDHFASVHSVSAEGITVSSLP from the exons atgagaaaaattgATCTATGTTTGAGCTCTGAGGGGGCTGAAGTGATTTTAGCTACATCAAGTGATGAAAAACACCCACCTGAAAATATGATTGATGG GAATCCAGAAACATTTTGGACCACAACAGGAATGTTTCCCCAAGAGTTCATTATTTGTTTTCACAAACATGTAAGGATTGAAAGGCTTATAATTCAAAGTTACTTTG TAAGGACCTTGAAGATTGAAAAGAGCACATCTAAAGAGCCAGTTGATTTTGAGCCATGGATTGAAAGAg ATCTAGTCCACACAGAGGGGCAgcttcaaaatgaagaaattatg GCACGAGACGGCCATGCCACTTACTTGAGATTCATTATTATATCAGCCTTTGATCACTTTGCATCTGTGCATAGTGTTTCTGCAGAGGGAATAACAGTCTCAAGTCTTCCTTAG
- the LOC102152612 gene encoding prefoldin subunit 1 yields MAAPVDLELKKAFTELQAKVIDTQQKVKLADIQIEQLNRTKKHAHLTDTEIMTLVDETNMYEGVGRMFILQSKEVIHSQLLEKQKIAEEKIKELEQKKSYLERSVKEAEDNIREMLMARRAQ; encoded by the coding sequence ATGGCGGCTCCCGTGGATCTGGAGTTGAAGAAGGCCTTCACAGAACTTCAAGCCAAAGTTATTGACACTCAACAGAAGGTGAAGCTTGCAGACATACAGATTGAACAGCTAAACAGAACGAAAAAGCACGCACATCTTACAGATACAGAGATTATGACTTTGGTAGATGAGACTAACATGTATGAAGGTGTaggaagaatgtttattcttCAGTCCAAGGAGGTAATTCACAGTCAGctgttagagaaacagaaaatagcagaagaaaaaattaaagaactagaACAGAAAAAATCCTACCTGGAGCGGAGTGTAAAGGAAGCTGAGGACAACATCCGGGAGATGCTGATGGCACGAAGGGCACAGTAG